The following proteins come from a genomic window of Nostoc sp. TCL26-01:
- a CDS encoding inorganic phosphate transporter, with the protein MLLISLFIATLFLAYANGANENFQGVATLFGSRTNSYQTAILWATFTTFAGALTATFLAGTLVQRFSGQGILADAIAHAPEFQIAVAIATGLTVIIATLLGLPISTSHSLIGAILGAGLVAIGLKVNFAVLLSHFLLPLFLSPIIAMPLAAGIYSLVDYIKGKFHLQTNPRIIDIAHYISAGIISFTRGFNDTPKIVSLVLIIEYFSIQGAMITIAMAMGLGGLLSSQKIALTMSTEITSLNRTQGLSANIITSILVITASYLGLPISPTQVAVSSIFGVGLIGGKPRMWVFSKILISWILSLPTATILSGITYRLLQG; encoded by the coding sequence ATGTTGTTAATTAGTCTATTTATCGCTACCTTATTCTTGGCTTATGCCAATGGAGCCAATGAAAATTTTCAGGGTGTAGCCACACTGTTTGGCAGCCGGACAAATAGCTACCAAACAGCAATTTTGTGGGCAACTTTTACGACTTTTGCGGGGGCATTAACTGCTACTTTTCTAGCTGGTACATTAGTTCAACGCTTTAGTGGTCAGGGGATTTTAGCAGATGCGATCGCTCACGCACCAGAGTTTCAAATAGCTGTGGCGATCGCTACAGGTTTGACTGTAATTATTGCCACTCTCTTAGGGTTGCCAATTTCTACATCTCATAGTTTAATTGGGGCAATTCTCGGAGCCGGATTAGTAGCGATCGGTCTGAAGGTCAACTTTGCTGTTTTGCTAAGTCACTTTCTTTTGCCTCTATTTCTCAGTCCGATAATTGCGATGCCTTTAGCCGCAGGTATTTATAGTTTAGTTGATTATATTAAAGGCAAATTTCACCTGCAAACAAACCCCAGAATTATTGATATTGCTCATTATATTAGTGCTGGTATTATCAGCTTCACTAGAGGTTTTAATGATACGCCAAAGATTGTTTCTCTAGTTTTAATTATTGAGTATTTCTCAATTCAAGGAGCCATGATTACTATTGCTATGGCTATGGGACTCGGTGGTTTACTTAGCTCCCAAAAAATAGCTTTAACCATGAGTACAGAAATTACCTCGCTCAATCGAACTCAAGGTTTATCTGCGAATATTATTACTAGTATATTAGTGATTACAGCCAGTTATTTGGGATTACCTATATCGCCTACCCAAGTTGCTGTTAGTTCAATTTTTGGTGTAGGTTTAATTGGGGGAAAACCACGTATGTGGGTTTTTAGCAAAATCTTGATTTCGTGGATTTTATCTTTACCTACGGCCACAATTCTCAGTGGCATAACTTATAGATTATTACAAGGCTAG
- the arsS gene encoding arsenosugar biosynthesis radical SAM (seleno)protein ArsS (Some members of this family are selenoproteins.) yields MTTGSGSTINTTITPFDSQLNAPLTKKAIQVLQINLGKRCNLACQHCHVEASPKRTEELSPEICQQLIDLIHQFPEIQIVDLTGGAPEMNYGFKSLVATARENHKHVIVRSNLTIYFVDGFGDLPTYFADNQVQVVASLPCYLADNVDKMRGIGVFDNSIKALQWLNQVGYGQNPNLILDLVYNPQLPISEKFSLTPEQGKLEQDYKMFLQEHFNIVFNNLFTITNLPVGRTKIHLEKKNLDQSYLQFLESHFNPNTVANLMCRHQLSVDYLGNIYDCDFNQMMNLPAKTSTGEPLTITKLLEAGSLDLIEQIQTADYCYGCTAGCGSSCGGALVS; encoded by the coding sequence ATGACAACTGGATCAGGCTCTACCATCAATACAACAATCACACCATTTGACTCACAACTCAATGCTCCTTTGACAAAAAAAGCGATTCAAGTTTTACAAATTAATTTAGGTAAACGCTGTAATCTTGCTTGTCAGCACTGTCACGTCGAAGCTAGTCCTAAACGCACAGAAGAATTATCTCCAGAAATTTGTCAACAGCTAATCGACTTAATTCATCAATTCCCGGAAATTCAAATTGTCGATTTAACTGGTGGCGCACCAGAAATGAATTATGGCTTTAAGTCATTAGTGGCTACTGCACGGGAAAATCATAAACACGTCATTGTCCGTTCTAATTTGACAATTTATTTTGTCGATGGGTTTGGTGATTTGCCTACATATTTCGCCGATAATCAAGTACAAGTTGTTGCTTCTCTGCCTTGTTATCTAGCAGATAATGTTGACAAAATGCGTGGTATAGGTGTATTCGATAATTCAATTAAAGCTTTGCAGTGGTTAAATCAAGTCGGCTATGGGCAAAACCCAAACTTAATTTTGGACTTAGTTTATAATCCCCAATTACCCATAAGTGAAAAATTTTCTTTAACGCCTGAACAGGGGAAGCTAGAACAAGATTATAAAATGTTCTTGCAAGAACATTTTAATATTGTCTTTAACAACCTATTCACCATCACCAATCTACCAGTTGGTAGAACTAAAATTCATTTAGAAAAGAAAAACCTCGATCAGAGTTACTTGCAATTTTTAGAGTCCCATTTCAATCCCAACACAGTGGCAAATTTAATGTGTCGCCATCAATTATCAGTAGACTATCTCGGCAATATCTATGATTGTGATTTTAATCAAATGATGAATTTACCAGCAAAAACTTCCACTGGTGAACCTCTGACTATTACTAAATTATTAGAGGCTGGTAGTTTAGATTTAATTGAGCAAATCCAAACGGCTGACTATTGTTATGGTTGTACTGCTGGATGCGGTTCGAGCTGTGGCGGTGCTTTAGTGTCATAA
- the psb29 gene encoding photosystem II biogenesis protein Psp29 has product MNNVRTVSDTKRTFYSLHTRPINTIYRRVVEELMVEMHLLSVNVDFSYNPIYALGVVTTFDRFMQGYQPEQDKESIFNAICQAVEQEPQRYRQDAERLQALAQSIPSSDLIAWLSQANTPQQDGDLQAQLQAIAHNPNFKYSRLFAIGLFTLLESSNPDLVKDEKQRTEALKTIADGLHLVDDKLNKDLELYRSNLDKMTQALAVMADMLSADRRKREQRQQQSSTPVAPPTGNE; this is encoded by the coding sequence GTGAATAACGTCCGTACGGTTTCTGATACAAAACGAACTTTCTACTCTCTGCACACTCGACCGATTAACACAATTTATCGTCGGGTGGTGGAAGAGTTGATGGTGGAAATGCACCTGCTATCGGTCAATGTTGATTTTAGCTACAATCCTATCTATGCCTTGGGTGTTGTCACTACCTTTGACCGCTTCATGCAAGGCTATCAACCAGAACAGGATAAAGAATCGATCTTTAATGCTATCTGTCAAGCTGTAGAACAAGAACCTCAGCGTTACAGACAAGATGCTGAACGCTTGCAAGCTTTAGCTCAAAGCATTCCTAGTAGTGATTTAATTGCTTGGCTGAGTCAAGCTAATACCCCACAGCAAGATGGTGACTTGCAAGCGCAACTGCAAGCGATCGCTCATAATCCTAACTTTAAATACAGTCGATTGTTTGCGATCGGTCTATTTACATTACTAGAATCTTCTAACCCAGATTTAGTTAAAGACGAAAAGCAACGCACTGAGGCGCTGAAAACCATTGCTGATGGCTTACACCTAGTTGATGATAAACTCAACAAGGATTTAGAGTTGTATCGCTCTAATTTAGATAAAATGACGCAAGCCCTGGCTGTAATGGCTGATATGCTATCAGCAGATCGCAGAAAGCGCGAACAACGTCAACAACAATCTAGCACTCCAGTCGCACCTCCAACTGGAAATGAGTAG
- a CDS encoding phage holin family protein → MNEIVTLLIVWIVTSLSLLIIAKLPLGVEVDTPQKAFLSAAVLGIVTAIVRPILRLIFAVPDILTFNLLSGFFTFMIAVVCFSIAAWLVEGFRLRFGIWSAVLGAFALTLINSLIYKLLGL, encoded by the coding sequence ATGAATGAAATTGTAACGCTGTTAATTGTTTGGATTGTGACATCTCTCAGCTTGTTGATTATCGCTAAGTTGCCGTTAGGCGTTGAAGTTGACACTCCACAAAAAGCCTTTCTTTCTGCTGCTGTTCTAGGTATTGTTACGGCAATAGTTAGACCAATTTTACGGCTGATATTTGCGGTTCCCGATATCCTAACTTTTAACTTGTTATCGGGTTTTTTCACATTTATGATTGCCGTTGTCTGCTTTAGTATTGCAGCGTGGTTAGTTGAGGGTTTTCGCTTACGCTTCGGAATCTGGAGTGCCGTGCTAGGTGCTTTTGCTTTGACACTAATCAACAGCTTAATTTACAAGTTGTTGGGGTTATAA
- a CDS encoding biopolymer transporter ExbD, translated as MKVNLHTPVEEVQIQLIPLIDVVFCILTFFLLAALQFTRQQAINVDLPKASTSTAAGINSTGGSQIVTIDAVGNTYIEKQLVKREELAQKLREYVQANPNGVLVLNASRTATYNDVVETLDLLRQVGGDRVSLGIIPTSAQPNVPYFPNNPGIAPIPGINPPPSELNPNLPTDPNQLPSGQGTIPVNPTFPQVPVAPGNTPAPPR; from the coding sequence ATGAAAGTTAATCTACATACTCCAGTCGAAGAAGTTCAAATTCAGCTAATCCCTTTAATTGATGTCGTTTTTTGTATTTTGACATTCTTTCTCTTAGCAGCTTTGCAATTTACTCGCCAACAGGCGATAAATGTCGATTTACCTAAAGCCAGTACCAGTACAGCTGCTGGGATTAATTCTACAGGTGGTAGTCAGATTGTCACTATTGATGCTGTGGGCAATACTTACATTGAAAAACAACTAGTTAAAAGAGAGGAATTAGCACAAAAATTAAGGGAGTATGTGCAAGCTAATCCTAATGGGGTTTTGGTACTCAACGCTTCACGAACAGCAACTTATAATGATGTGGTGGAAACATTAGATTTGTTGCGCCAAGTGGGAGGCGATCGCGTATCTTTAGGAATTATCCCTACTTCTGCTCAACCTAATGTTCCCTATTTCCCGAATAATCCTGGTATAGCACCAATCCCAGGCATTAACCCCCCTCCCAGTGAACTGAACCCCAACTTACCCACAGATCCCAATCAACTCCCCTCTGGACAAGGGACTATTCCTGTAAATCCCACCTTTCCCCAGGTTCCTGTCGCACCGGGGAATACTCCTGCGCCTCCACGATAG
- a CDS encoding MotA/TolQ/ExbB proton channel family protein, translating into MDIIDLFYKGGPAMWPLLALSILALSVIFERLWFWLRIFSQEKEIVDRVLDAAHDNWEIAADIARQATDQPIGRFLFAPLHLQKSDAETFRLALESSAEDEIAGMRRGEKLLEAVIALAPLLGLLGTVLGLIQSLRSIRIGDLGTESAAGVTTGIGESLISTATGLILAIVSLVFYRLFQAFIVNQVKVFRKSGNELELLYRQSPPDFSRSTSAIEQRDTLPSKSTRIKFPQPPEPPSST; encoded by the coding sequence GTGGATATTATAGATTTGTTTTATAAGGGCGGGCCGGCAATGTGGCCTTTGCTGGCCTTGTCAATTCTGGCTTTAAGTGTAATTTTTGAGAGGTTGTGGTTTTGGTTGCGAATTTTTTCTCAAGAAAAGGAGATTGTTGACCGTGTCTTAGATGCAGCTCATGATAATTGGGAAATAGCAGCAGATATTGCTAGACAAGCAACAGATCAACCCATCGGCAGATTTTTATTTGCACCCTTACATCTCCAGAAAAGTGATGCAGAAACTTTCCGATTAGCACTAGAGTCTTCAGCTGAAGATGAAATAGCCGGGATGCGCCGAGGTGAGAAGCTTTTAGAAGCGGTCATCGCCCTTGCACCACTCTTGGGATTGTTGGGTACAGTTTTAGGTTTAATTCAGTCTTTACGTTCAATTCGCATTGGTGATTTGGGAACTGAATCGGCTGCTGGAGTTACTACAGGGATTGGTGAATCTTTGATTAGTACAGCCACAGGGCTAATATTGGCTATTGTCAGTTTGGTATTTTACCGCTTATTCCAAGCTTTTATTGTCAATCAAGTGAAAGTTTTTCGCAAATCTGGGAATGAATTGGAATTGCTTTATCGTCAGTCTCCGCCTGATTTTAGTCGCAGTACATCAGCCATTGAGCAACGAGATACCTTACCTAGCAAGTCAACGAGAATTAAATTTCCTCAACCCCCAGAACCACCAAGTTCTACCTGA
- a CDS encoding YkvA family protein, giving the protein MKFSIQALYNWYRGLIRNPKYRWWVILGSIVYILSPFDFAPDFIPVLGEVDDVLLLTILVTEVSGLVIEGWKARQGESNPTTESTVDVDAVAVER; this is encoded by the coding sequence ATGAAATTTTCCATCCAAGCACTGTATAACTGGTATCGTGGTTTAATACGCAATCCTAAATACCGTTGGTGGGTAATTTTAGGTTCAATTGTTTATATTCTCAGCCCATTTGATTTTGCGCCGGATTTTATCCCTGTTTTGGGAGAAGTCGATGATGTTTTGCTTTTGACGATCCTGGTGACGGAAGTTTCTGGACTGGTGATTGAGGGTTGGAAGGCGCGTCAAGGAGAAAGTAATCCGACAACTGAGAGTACTGTTGATGTTGATGCTGTTGCGGTTGAAAGGTAG
- a CDS encoding glycoside hydrolase family 15 protein yields MKTATTLPERLEYYYQQIKVIILVRQNPITGLLPASTAVTAHGDYTDAWVRDNVYSILGVWGLALAYRKVDEDKGRTYELEHSVIKLMRGLLFTMMRQAHKVEQFKQTQSPLDGLHAKYNTATGDIVVGDDEWGHLQLDATSIFLLILAQMTASGLPIIYTIDEVNFVQNLVYYIGRAYRTPDYGIWERGNKINHGNAELNASSVGMAKAALEAINGLDLFGVRGSQTSVIHVLPDEIARARITLESLLPRESASKEIDAALLSVISYPAFAVEDAQLRERTLNDIVNKLQGKYGCKRFLRDGHQTVLEDTHRLHYEPWELKQFEHIECEWPLFFTYLALDGLFCGDKKRSQFYQERLKNLLVERDGFGLLPELYYVPTENVEAEKLVPQSQPRLPNENIPLVWAQSLYYLGQMLSDGLIALGDIDPLGRYLSVGKKRQAMVQIALLAEDEDLQAELEVHGIETQTPKQVEPMQVRQAGELSTIYTQIGRNDKLGLTGRPVRRLRSLTTSRIFRLQGETVVFLPSFLDSQQFYLTLDYHFLLDQIRTELAYIQKCWSDLGRPTLTLMLTHTMLDTGSQALLELMQELKEGVCNGVQVKLGKLNQLMLTGAMQRIDFIQNVEFSQQPVQNAAKRCYYLADHPDQNWRLGHTQEFQMEYETNLDLLLSSLHASANIYEQIELLQTLTRLQGLDFDTGFGGADAVVTVDDLLDEVYTKAGELGLWGVVRRAAGLRHMVDIGLSDTVTSILVRGKQIAVGRAYSEASLITVPMSHNEIAEKINHFCREDIRDRVLTQEVLIYLGILIRSQPESFQGLLTLRVGYLILLITSELAQELQVTQDEAYERLMELTPFEVKTRLHQVLTAYTGMSKLLRQQESLHIKQKESDIEWVVLPVIDEEVEVATGGWRRFRQAEGALNRVPKNFFQQVWLLMQHCKGLVIGDKLERRNRLDSDVMLSEMTAGEKNFALRIEHLLNKIEAPEYRQVNIEALMELAAIASSNPSLQIEEYIVLDVLIGHAVRLAWLEHHSERGDRYDEDKASAWRSFYNTSPRDCASYILKALRFLTEFVK; encoded by the coding sequence ATGAAAACAGCCACTACATTACCAGAGCGACTGGAATATTACTACCAACAAATCAAAGTGATTATTTTGGTGCGTCAGAATCCTATCACTGGCTTGCTACCTGCAAGTACGGCTGTGACTGCCCACGGTGATTATACTGATGCTTGGGTGAGAGATAATGTTTACAGCATTTTGGGCGTTTGGGGTTTAGCACTGGCGTACCGCAAAGTTGATGAAGACAAGGGACGCACCTATGAATTAGAACATAGTGTGATCAAATTAATGCGCGGTTTGTTATTCACCATGATGCGACAAGCCCATAAAGTAGAACAATTTAAACAAACTCAGTCGCCCTTGGATGGGTTACACGCTAAATATAATACAGCAACTGGTGATATTGTCGTTGGTGATGATGAGTGGGGACATTTACAATTAGATGCGACTTCCATCTTTTTATTGATACTGGCACAAATGACGGCTTCAGGATTGCCGATAATTTACACCATCGATGAAGTCAACTTTGTGCAGAATTTGGTTTACTATATTGGCAGAGCTTACCGCACCCCAGACTACGGTATCTGGGAACGAGGAAATAAAATCAATCATGGGAACGCTGAATTAAATGCTAGTTCCGTGGGTATGGCGAAAGCAGCCTTGGAAGCTATCAACGGATTAGATTTATTCGGGGTGCGGGGTAGTCAAACTTCAGTCATTCATGTACTACCAGATGAAATTGCCAGAGCGCGAATTACCTTAGAATCATTATTACCGAGAGAATCTGCATCGAAAGAAATTGATGCAGCTTTGTTGAGTGTGATTAGCTATCCCGCCTTTGCGGTAGAAGATGCACAATTACGGGAACGCACTCTCAACGATATTGTGAACAAACTCCAAGGTAAGTACGGTTGCAAACGCTTTTTACGTGATGGACACCAAACCGTTCTAGAAGACACCCATCGCTTACATTACGAACCGTGGGAACTCAAGCAGTTTGAGCATATCGAATGTGAATGGCCATTATTTTTTACTTATTTAGCCTTGGATGGGTTGTTTTGTGGTGATAAAAAGCGATCGCAATTTTACCAAGAACGGTTAAAAAACTTACTCGTTGAGCGTGATGGTTTTGGTTTACTACCAGAACTATATTATGTCCCTACAGAAAATGTAGAAGCGGAAAAATTAGTACCCCAAAGTCAACCTCGTTTACCAAATGAAAATATCCCCTTAGTTTGGGCGCAAAGTTTGTATTACCTTGGTCAAATGTTGAGTGATGGGTTGATAGCCTTGGGAGATATTGATCCTTTGGGTAGATACTTGTCTGTCGGTAAAAAACGTCAAGCGATGGTGCAAATTGCCTTACTCGCAGAAGATGAAGATTTACAAGCAGAGTTAGAAGTCCACGGAATTGAAACCCAAACACCCAAGCAAGTCGAACCGATGCAAGTTAGACAAGCAGGGGAACTGTCAACTATTTATACCCAAATTGGGCGAAATGATAAACTCGGTCTAACCGGTCGTCCAGTGCGACGTTTAAGGAGTTTGACAACATCCAGAATTTTTCGTCTCCAGGGTGAAACCGTCGTATTTTTACCATCATTTTTAGATTCTCAGCAATTTTACTTAACTCTTGATTACCACTTTCTCCTAGATCAAATTAGGACTGAACTGGCGTATATTCAAAAATGTTGGAGTGATTTAGGTCGCCCTACTCTGACATTAATGTTGACACATACCATGCTAGACACTGGTTCCCAAGCATTACTAGAACTGATGCAGGAACTCAAAGAGGGAGTGTGCAATGGTGTACAAGTCAAATTAGGCAAGCTGAATCAACTGATGTTGACAGGGGCGATGCAAAGAATTGATTTTATTCAGAATGTAGAGTTTTCCCAACAGCCTGTACAAAATGCAGCCAAACGTTGCTACTATCTAGCTGATCATCCTGATCAAAATTGGCGTTTAGGACATACTCAAGAATTCCAAATGGAATATGAAACCAATTTGGACTTGTTGCTGTCATCCCTACACGCCTCAGCAAATATTTACGAGCAAATTGAGTTATTGCAGACTTTAACTCGATTGCAAGGATTGGATTTTGATACAGGTTTTGGTGGGGCTGATGCTGTTGTCACAGTAGATGATTTACTGGATGAAGTTTACACCAAAGCTGGAGAACTAGGATTGTGGGGGGTAGTCCGCAGGGCGGCTGGTTTGCGACACATGGTAGATATTGGCTTGTCTGATACAGTGACGAGTATCTTGGTGAGGGGTAAGCAAATTGCTGTTGGTAGGGCTTATAGCGAAGCCTCACTGATTACAGTACCCATGTCCCACAATGAAATTGCCGAGAAAATTAATCACTTCTGTCGTGAGGATATCCGCGATCGCGTCTTAACGCAAGAAGTCCTAATTTATCTGGGTATCCTCATTAGATCACAACCAGAATCATTTCAAGGACTACTTACTCTGAGAGTTGGGTATTTGATTTTGTTAATCACCAGCGAACTAGCCCAAGAGTTGCAAGTAACTCAAGATGAAGCCTACGAACGCTTGATGGAACTGACACCCTTTGAAGTCAAAACCCGATTGCATCAAGTATTAACAGCCTATACAGGTATGAGTAAGCTACTACGTCAACAAGAATCATTGCACATCAAGCAAAAAGAAAGTGATATCGAGTGGGTAGTGCTACCTGTAATTGACGAAGAAGTAGAAGTAGCAACGGGAGGTTGGCGGAGATTTCGCCAAGCGGAAGGCGCTTTAAACCGTGTACCGAAAAACTTCTTTCAGCAAGTTTGGCTATTGATGCAGCATTGTAAAGGTTTAGTGATTGGTGATAAACTAGAGCGGCGCAATCGCCTAGATAGCGATGTCATGTTATCTGAAATGACCGCCGGCGAAAAGAATTTTGCTTTGCGAATTGAGCATCTATTAAACAAAATCGAAGCGCCAGAATACCGCCAAGTAAATATTGAAGCATTAATGGAGCTAGCTGCGATCGCTTCCAGTAACCCCAGCCTGCAAATCGAAGAATATATAGTCTTAGACGTATTAATTGGTCATGCTGTGCGCTTGGCGTGGTTAGAACACCATTCCGAACGCGGCGATCGCTATGATGAAGACAAAGCTAGTGCATGGCGATCGTTTTATAATACTTCTCCCAGAGATTGTGCTAGTTATATTCTCAAAGCGTTGAGGTTCTTGACGGAGTTTGTGAAATAA
- a CDS encoding Uma2 family endonuclease: MNTVVLNLEPIAHLTDEQFYRLCIANRDLSLEMNAAGELIIMPPVGGESGNQEAGLITDLEIWNRQAKLGKVFSSSTIFILPNGAKRSPDAAWVKLERWEALTLEQRKKFPPLVPDFAIELRSETDRLAPVQAKMQEYIENGLRLGWLINPQDQQVEIYRHTKAVEVVQIPAILSGEDILPGFELQV, from the coding sequence ATGAATACTGTTGTGCTGAATCTAGAACCGATCGCTCATTTAACCGATGAGCAATTTTATCGCTTGTGTATTGCCAATAGGGATTTAAGTCTAGAAATGAATGCAGCCGGAGAATTAATAATTATGCCACCAGTAGGAGGAGAAAGCGGCAATCAAGAAGCTGGATTAATCACTGATTTAGAAATTTGGAATCGTCAAGCGAAATTAGGCAAAGTTTTTAGTTCTTCAACTATCTTTATCTTGCCTAATGGGGCAAAACGTTCCCCTGATGCGGCTTGGGTAAAGTTGGAGAGGTGGGAAGCTTTAACACTAGAACAACGCAAAAAATTTCCGCCACTTGTACCTGATTTTGCCATTGAACTCCGTTCCGAGACAGACCGACTTGCACCTGTGCAAGCGAAAATGCAGGAATATATAGAAAATGGTTTGCGTTTAGGTTGGCTAATTAATCCTCAAGATCAGCAAGTGGAAATTTACAGACACACAAAAGCTGTAGAAGTTGTGCAAATACCAGCTATTCTTTCGGGTGAAGATATACTACCTGGATTTGAGTTACAAGTATAG
- a CDS encoding acetate--CoA ligase family protein, whose protein sequence is MVQETSTDLVRINARKTDVFDIFNCRYYVGTNPYLDTGAFVFDFALVLDRKVLPIEDYVTRVSDASGGLGLRYPHLRDQHYESYAHLFAQTVSEVGKLDMDLHLNRWSVKPYANYSRIAVQALHERTIKSVVYLVWDWFEAITQEDDFFFDNQFLTLQNRFRQSVYGGPTVYALLRTAYEKGIPTFYLWDEGLMQYGWGKKHIRGVATTFNSDSHLDSEFTTRKDDCKAFLQTLGFPVPAGDIVFSAREARQLAREIGYPVAVKPVVGHKGIGVTADVQDVDELEAAYDRALLAIPETEPTRIIVEKSISGKDFRLLCVNGRFVAATERRPASVVGDGYLTIGELIQQENRQSARLDTPTSPMSKIIVDEAMELYLEEQHLSLKTVLDKGEIVYLRKVANLSAGGMSINATHTIHDDNIILAQDIAQYFRLTCLGIDVIAENLDESWKSGNFAILEINAAPGILMHLNPADGDSVDVPSHILETFFTSGIDARIPIISFNKISVEELQTTIDHILLQHPEWTIGAICHEAVFVNRSKKVLRQDYNSNVQSLLRNPKLDLLIAEYPDDILEEDGMFYYGSNLVVLDNPSEIEMMLARDVFDSSTVVIKKDNDISIRRKGLIEDYTLGADEPFTRVYLKEIATIL, encoded by the coding sequence ATGGTTCAGGAAACAAGCACCGATTTAGTCCGCATTAATGCTAGAAAGACAGATGTATTTGATATATTCAACTGTCGATATTATGTTGGGACTAACCCCTATTTAGATACGGGGGCGTTTGTATTTGATTTTGCTCTAGTGTTAGATAGAAAGGTTTTACCCATTGAAGATTATGTTACTAGAGTGAGCGATGCCTCCGGCGGGCTGGGCCTACGCTATCCTCATCTACGTGACCAACATTATGAATCCTACGCTCATCTATTTGCTCAGACTGTATCAGAAGTGGGCAAGCTGGATATGGATTTACACCTAAATCGCTGGAGTGTGAAACCATATGCTAATTATTCACGTATTGCTGTTCAAGCATTACATGAACGAACAATTAAATCAGTAGTTTATCTTGTTTGGGACTGGTTTGAAGCCATTACTCAAGAAGATGACTTTTTCTTCGATAACCAATTTTTGACTCTGCAAAATAGATTCCGCCAATCTGTTTACGGTGGCCCTACAGTTTATGCCTTATTGCGTACAGCCTATGAAAAAGGCATTCCCACCTTTTATCTGTGGGATGAAGGGCTAATGCAGTACGGCTGGGGAAAAAAACATATCCGGGGTGTAGCAACAACTTTTAATAGTGACAGTCATTTAGATTCAGAATTTACTACTCGTAAAGATGACTGCAAAGCATTCTTGCAAACTTTAGGTTTTCCCGTCCCCGCAGGTGATATCGTTTTTTCTGCCAGAGAAGCCCGCCAACTAGCTAGGGAAATTGGTTACCCAGTTGCAGTTAAGCCTGTGGTGGGACATAAGGGAATCGGTGTGACAGCAGATGTGCAAGATGTAGATGAACTAGAAGCGGCTTATGATAGAGCATTGTTAGCTATCCCCGAAACCGAACCAACACGAATTATCGTAGAAAAAAGCATCTCCGGTAAAGATTTTCGTCTCTTATGTGTCAACGGCCGATTTGTGGCGGCGACAGAACGTCGTCCAGCATCAGTAGTGGGTGATGGGTATTTAACAATTGGTGAATTAATTCAACAAGAAAATCGTCAATCAGCTCGTCTAGACACACCAACTTCACCGATGAGTAAAATTATCGTTGATGAAGCGATGGAACTTTATCTAGAAGAACAGCATTTATCGTTAAAAACTGTACTAGATAAAGGAGAAATAGTTTACTTACGGAAAGTAGCTAATCTTTCCGCCGGAGGTATGAGTATTAATGCTACTCATACAATTCACGATGATAATATTATTTTGGCGCAAGACATAGCTCAATACTTTCGGCTAACTTGCCTGGGTATTGATGTGATTGCAGAAAATCTGGACGAGTCATGGAAATCTGGGAATTTTGCCATTTTAGAAATCAACGCCGCCCCTGGTATATTGATGCACCTGAACCCGGCGGATGGTGATAGTGTGGATGTGCCATCCCACATTTTAGAAACATTCTTTACATCCGGTATTGATGCCAGAATACCGATTATTTCCTTTAATAAAATTTCTGTGGAAGAATTGCAAACCACAATTGACCATATTCTGTTACAACATCCAGAATGGACAATTGGTGCAATTTGTCATGAAGCAGTGTTTGTCAATCGGTCAAAAAAAGTATTACGCCAAGATTACAATAGCAATGTCCAAAGTTTGTTACGTAATCCCAAACTTGACTTACTAATTGCCGAATATCCAGATGACATCTTGGAAGAAGACGGGATGTTTTACTACGGAAGTAATTTAGTCGTTTTGGATAATCCTAGTGAAATAGAAATGATGCTGGCGCGGGATGTCTTTGATAGTTCTACTGTGGTGATTAAAAAAGACAATGATATTTCTATTCGCCGCAAAGGATTGATTGAAGATTATACTTTAGGTGCTGATGAACCATTCACACGGGTTTATCTCAAAGAAATTGCCACGATTTTGTAA